In the genome of Equus caballus isolate H_3958 breed thoroughbred chromosome 3, TB-T2T, whole genome shotgun sequence, the window GGGGGCTGTCTCCTGGAGGAGTTCAAGGTGGCTCCGTGAACCTTGTAGGAGTCCCTGACTCCAGCAGCAGATACTGCAGATCCCTGAGGAGTGAGGAACCCCCACTCCCCACAGTCACTGTGCCAACCAACAGGGCCAGGTACCACTGGCCAAGGGGCTGTGTATGTTCTTACAAGAGGAAACTGTATGGGAGTGATGAGGTTCCCTAAGCATCTGGACTTGGGATGAGGGGGGTCCCACTGCCCTTCTCATGAGAAGTTAACATCCGTTCATTCAGGCAACATATGCATGTGGCCTACTCCCCTGTTCCAGGCCTGTCTGGGTACAGGGGTACAGTGGTGAGTGTCAATACATATAACCAATGGTTGTCATAAAGACGGCCAAGAGTCAAGATTTCCCAGCCTTGGGAGGATTTGTATCCAAGGCCCTCACAACCTTGAGGCCTGCCTGGAAGACTGGGCTCTGTCCCAGCTTCCCCAGAGCCTGTGGCCTGTAACTTGGTAGGGACCATGTATGAGTAGGGTATCAGGGGAAGGGGGACTGAGGTGGCTGGGAGCAAATCTGGGCCCAGCATCTAGTTTTGGCCACAGCATGTTCCCTGGACTGACTGCCTGCCACGGCCACCAGGTGTCTGCAGGACGTTTCGACAATGAATTCAATAGCTCAGAAACTGGTGAATCAGTCCCTGCCTTTTACCTCCACATCCGAAGACTGCCTGTACCTCAGTGTCTACACACCTGCCCATACCCACCAGGGTTCCAACCTGCCTGTGAGTACCCAGCCACAGCTGGCTAGGGAGTGGGAGGACATTTTTTCTGCAGGAAGATTAGAAAGGACAAGATCAGCCTGGGTGCCCTGCAGTGTGGGCCCTGTAGAGAAGCTTCTCAGTATTGGGTCCGAGAGAGTGCTTCTTCCCCAGGGTGAGCAGCTCACCCCTGGGCATGGGGTCACAGGACCCCGGCTGCTGCCAGAGGTCAGAAGCTGTGGCCCTGGGATGGACCCAGGACTCACCCAACCAATTCATGCCCAGGAGACCCACTCAGGTGCCTGAGGGCTGCACTTGCAGGCAGCTAGAGACGTCAGCCATGGATTATCCATCAGGCCCTTGAGAATGGAGACCACTTTTAATTAATGTGCATGTGGCATGATCAAAGAGACACCCCTTTTCTTTCCACCTCAGAGAAGGTTCTGGGAGAAATGGAGCTAGACTTTGGTTGATGGGCCGGGCCCCAAAGTATGGGAGGCCTAGTTTTCCTGGTAGAACTTGAGCCGCCTTTGACCCAGGTCATGAAGACACCACCTTGTCCTGCTTGAGTTCAGTCTATGTGGTTGGGTGGACAGAACCAAAGCGGTGGTTCATCTAGATGGGAGCCCTGGTGGAGTTTGTGCTGGGTGGGAGCCACATAGcatctgtgcctcggtttccccaggTGATGGTGTGGATCCATGGTGGTGCACTTGTGCACGGCATGGCCTCCATGTATGAcggctccgctttggcggccttcGAGGATGTGGTGGTGGTCATTATCCAGTACCGCCTAGGTGTTCTGGGCTTCTTCAGGTGAGACTGGGGATGGGCTGAGCAACGTGGGCTGAGTGGAGCCAGGCAGCCTCATGACCCCTATCCCTGCCACCTCTCAGCACTGGAGACAAGCATGCAGCTGGCAACTGGGGCTACCTGGACCAAGTGGCCGCCCTACACTGGGTCCAGCAGAATATTGCATACTTTGGAGGCGACCCTGGCCGTGTCACCATTTTTGGCGAGTCTGCGGGTGGCACAAGTGTGTCTTCGCACGTCGTGTCCCCCATGTCCCAAGGACTCTTCCACCGTGCCATCATGGAGAGTGGCGTGGCTCTGCTGCCTAACCTCATTGCCAGTTCATCTGATGTGGTCTCCAAAGTGAGTGCCCCCAACTGAGGGAAGCCCAGACCTGCTGCCTCATCTCTTACTTCTCAGCTTCCATTACTCTGTCTGGTAAATGGGGATAACAAGGACTCCCCTGCCATCAGAGTACCTTGGAAAGTGCTGCCTATCCAGGGATTGTTCAAGGGTCAGAATCCACAGACCTCTGCCGTCACAGAGGCTGAGTATCATGATACTCTGTGAGATGTGGGGTGCACCTGCCTCCAACTTGGGCGTTGGGCAAACCTCTCTCCCCTGCCTGGTCTCTTTCCAGACGGTGGCCAACCTGTCTGCCTGTGGTCAGGTTGACTCAGAGGCCCTGGTGCACTGCCTGCGGGACAAGAGTGAAGAGGAGATTCTGGCCATCAACAAGGTTGGGCTGAATGGCCACGGCTGTGGAGGAAGGGAGCCAATAGGTGTGGGGTAGGCAAGCCTGGTACCCTTCATACtccctgggcaagttactccaTCTCCATGCCTTCATGTCCTCACAGCCCTggctgggaaactgaggccaggccATGCTAAGCCAGACATAGGACCTCCTGGTGGCGGGGGAGGGAGGTGAGCATCCTGGGATGAGCCAGGAAGGGTTAAAAGTCACTCAGAGGGCATCAAAAAATGTCTACAACCTGACTTTGTGTGCTCCCTCAGGCCTTCAAGATCATCCCTGGCATGGTGGATGGGATCTTCCTGCCCAGGCACCCCGAGGAGCTGCTGGCTTCTGCCGACTTTCAACCTGTACCCAGCATCATTGGTGTCAACAATGATGAGTATGGTTGGCTCCTCCCTTCGGTGAGACCTAGCCCCAAGCCCCCAGGTGCTGGGGAGCCCATCCAGTGCGGGGGGGAGGGAACATCAGGCCTTCCTAGTCCAGGCCCATCCTACCCCCAACTCAAGATTCCCCCATTCCCCAGGGCGTAGGCACCTTGGACACCCAGAGGGAAATGGACAGAGAGACCATAAAGGCTCTTCTACAGAAAACAGCAGCAGTGATGGTGAGGCTCCCGGAGTCCTATCCCAATGCAGAAGGGCTCCTTTCCTGTCCTGAGGCAGGGGAAACCCATTCCTCAGATATCCAGGCCATGTGGCATCCTCCATGAACAAAGGCTGGGGCCACCCAAAGTTTGGTCTCTTACCCTCATCTCCTATCCCATCCCAGGGTCCATCTCCCCAACCCTgcccctgctgcctccctgcccctgccagccTGCCTAACCTGGCTATTCCTGATCCACCTGGGCTAGATGTTGCCTCCTGAGTTTGGTGAGCTGGTGATGGAGGAATACATGGGAGGCAGTGAGGACCCCCAGACCCTCCAAACCCAGTTCCAGGAGATTATGGAGGACTCCATATTCGTGATCCCTGCACTCCAAGTAGCATATTTTCAGCGTGAGTATATCTGTAACTAAAGGTCAGACCAGCAAGGGGTGGCTCAGAGCTGCTGGTCCCAGGTGAAGTCTATTGGTGTCCAGGGCCCAACCCACATCTATTTATTGGGCCCCTGGGTGCCAGACATTGATGTTGCCTCATCTTGGTAAATCCTCATAGGTGATCTGAGAGACagacattttccccattttacagatgaggaaactgagattcagtgcccttcagtgacttgcccaagaccacaaaGCTAGGAAGTTGCAAGGccatgatttgaacccaggcccttCCCACTGCCCCTACTCCAGCCTGGGGCTCCCTCATCCACTATCCAGATTCCAACCAGCTTCGGACCTAGCTATCTTGTCACCATGGGTGATGCAGGAAAGCTCCAGGTAAGAGGCTGCCACATCACAGCCTGTGCACCCCACCTGCCTAGGTTCCCGTGCCCCTGTCTACTTCTACGAGTTCCAGCATCGGCCCAGCCTCTTCAAGGACATCAAGCCACCCCACGTGAAGGCGGACCATGGCGATGAGGTCCTCTTTGTCTTCGGAACCTACTTCTGGGGCAACTACAGTGAGTCTTCCTGGGCGAGGTCCCTCAGAGGCTCCTCTTTTCCAGGATGTGGGATGGGACCATGGCTGGGTCCCTGAGTGAGGGTGATTGCCTTCcctgtacagatgaggaaactgaggctcaga includes:
- the CES2 gene encoding cocaine esterase, which encodes MRLDGLRARLSAVACGLLLLLVPGQGQDSASPIRTTYTGQVQGSLVYVKGTDVGVHTFLGIPFAKPPLGRLRFAPPEPPESWSGVKDGTSHPAMCLQDVSTMNSIAQKLVNQSLPFTSTSEDCLYLSVYTPAHTHQGSNLPVMVWIHGGALVHGMASMYDGSALAAFEDVVVVIIQYRLGVLGFFSTGDKHAAGNWGYLDQVAALHWVQQNIAYFGGDPGRVTIFGESAGGTSVSSHVVSPMSQGLFHRAIMESGVALLPNLIASSSDVVSKTVANLSACGQVDSEALVHCLRDKSEEEILAINKAFKIIPGMVDGIFLPRHPEELLASADFQPVPSIIGVNNDEYGWLLPSGVGTLDTQREMDRETIKALLQKTAAVMMLPPEFGELVMEEYMGGSEDPQTLQTQFQEIMEDSIFVIPALQVAYFQRSRAPVYFYEFQHRPSLFKDIKPPHVKADHGDEVLFVFGTYFWGNYIEVTEEEWLLSRKIMKYWANFARNGNPNGEGLSHWPTFDQEDQYLQLNMQPAVGRALKAHRLQFWTKTLPQKIQKLMEAKEKHTEL